From one Trifolium pratense cultivar HEN17-A07 linkage group LG1, ARS_RC_1.1, whole genome shotgun sequence genomic stretch:
- the LOC123883655 gene encoding extensin-2-like, whose translation MTAMASSPKRGHNWPPMAMALAIVLISTTVVSAAADSYIYSSPPPPYEYKSPPPPSPSPPPPYVYKSPPPPPYEHKAPSYEYKSPPPPSPSPPPPYVHKSPPYVYKSPPPPSPSPPPPYVYKSPPPPPYVYKSPPPPPYVHKSPPYVYKSPPPPSPSPPPPYVYKSPPPPPYVYKSPPPPPYVHKDPPYVYKSPPPPSPSPPPPYVYKSPPPPPYVYKSPPPPPYVHKDPPYVYKSPPPPSPSPPPPYVYKSPPPPPYVYKSPPPPPYEHKSPPYYYKSPPPPSPSPPPPYYYKSPPPPSPSPPPPYYYKSPPPPSPSPPPPYYYKSPPPPSPSPPPPYYYKSPPPPYIHKDPPYYYKSPPPPSPSPPPPYYYKSPPPPSPSPPPPYYYKSPPPPSPIPHTPYYYKSPPPPKVLPPPYYYNSPPPPVAYPHPHPYHHSLIVKVVGKVYSFRCYDWEYPEKSHNKKHLKGAVVEVTCKAGSKIIKAYGKTKINGKYSITVEDFDYVKYGATVCKAALYAPPKGSPFNIPTKLNEGTKLYLKSKDKYEVVLKAKPFAYASKKHFKECDKPKPSPTPYYYKSPPPPSPVYKYNSPPPPVHYYSPPYYYKSPPPPVKSPPTPYYYKSPPPPSPVYKYNSPPPPVHYYSPPYSYKSPPPPSPVYKYNSPPPPVHHYDPPYYYKSPPPPSPVYKYNSPPPPVHYYSPPYYYKSPPPPVKSPPPPYYYKSPPPPSPVYKYNSPPPPVHHYDPPYNYKSPPPPSPVYKYNSPPPPVHYYSPPYYYKSPPPPVKSPPPPYYYKSPPPPSPVYKYNSPPPPVYKYNSPPPPVHYYSPPYYYKSPPPPSPVYKYNSPPPPVHHYDPPYYYKSPPPPSPSPPPPYYYKSPPPPSPSPPPPYYYKSPPPPSPSPPPPYYYKSPPPPSPSPPPPYYYKSPPPPSPSPPPPYHYQSPPPPSPISHPPYYYKSPPPPSPSPPPPYHYVSPPPPVKSPPPPSYIYASPPPPIYN comes from the exons ATGACTGCTATGGCCAGTAGCCCCAAAAGGGGTCATAACTGGCCACCGATGGCAATGGCATTGGCCATTGTTTTGATTTCCACTACTGTGGTTTCTGCTGCTGCAGATAGTTATATTTACTCTTCTCCTCCACCACCTTATGAGTACAAGTCACCGCCACCACCGTCTCCTTCACCTCCACCACCTTATGTGTACAAgtcaccaccacctccacctTATGAACACAAGGCTCCATCTTATGAATACAAGTCACCACCTCCACCATCACCCTCACCTCCACCACCATATGTGCACAAGTCACCACCATATGTATACAAGTCACCACCTCCTccatcaccatcaccaccaccaccatatgTATACAAGTCACCACCTCCACCTCCTTATGTGTACAAGTCTCCACCACCTCCACCATATGTGCACAAGTCACCACCATATGTATACAAGTCACCACCTCCTCCATctccatcaccaccaccaccatatgTGTACAAGtcaccacctccaccacctTATGTGTACAAGTCTCCACCACCTCCACCATATGTGCACAAGGACCCACCATATGTCTACAAGTCACCACCTCCTCCATCCCCATCACCACCCCCTCCATATGTGTACAAGTCACCACCTCCACCTCCCTATGTGTACAAGTCTCCACCACCTCCACCATACGTGCACAAGGATCCACCATATGTGTACAAGTCACCTCCTCCTCCTTCCccatcaccaccacctccatATGTGTACAAGtcaccacctccaccacctTACGTGTACAAGTCACCACCTCCCCCACCTTATGAACACAAATCACCACCATACTATTACAAGAGTCCTCCACCACCCTCCCCCTCACCTCCACCTCCTTACTACTACAAATCTCCTCCACCACCCTCACCTTCCCCTCCCCCACCATACTATTACAAGTCTCCTCCACCACCATCACCCTCACCCCCACCTCCATATTACTACAAGTCTCCCCCACCCCCTTCACCCTCCCCTCCCCCACCATACTATTACAAGTCTCCTCCACCCCCATATATTCACAAGGACCCACCATACTATTACAAGTCCCCACCGCCACCTTCCCCATCTCCTCCACCACCCTACTACTATAAGTCTCCCCCACCACCTTCACCATCTCCTCCACCACCATACTACTACAAATCTCCACCTCCTCCATCTCCTATTCCCCATACTCCTTACTACTACAAGTCCCCACCACCACCCAAGGTCCTTCCACCACCATACTATTACAACTCTCCTCCTCCACCAGTTGCATATCCTCACCCACATCCCTACCACCACTCATTGATTGTGAAGGTAGTCGGTAAAGTCTACAGCTTCAGGTGCTATGACTGGGAGTATCCTGAAAAGTCTCATAACAAGAAACATCTCAAAG GTGCTGTTGTTGAGGTCACTTGCAAAGCTGGAAGCAAAATCATCAAGGCTTATGGAAAAACTAAGATCAATGGAAAGTACAGCATCACAGTTGAGGACTTTGATTATGTCAAATATGGTGCCACAGTGTGTAAGGCCGCCCTTTATGCTCCACCTAAAGGATCCCCCTTCAACATCCCTACTAAGCTAAATGAAGGAACTAAATTGTACTTGAAATCAAAGGACAAGTATGAGGTTGTGCTTAAGGCTAAGCCATTTGCTTATGCTTCAAAGAAACATTTTAAAGAATGTGACAAGCCCAAGCCTTCACCAACTCCATACTACTACAAATCACCTCCACCTCCCTCACCTGTTTACAAGTACAACTCTCCACCTCCACCGGTCCATTATTATTCACCACCATATTACTACAAATCACCTCCTCCTCCAGTAAAATCGCCACCAACACCTTACTACTACAAATCACCTCCACCTCCCTCACCAGTTTACAAGTACAACTCACCACCTCCACCGGTCCATTATTACTCTCCTCCATATTCCTATAAGTCGCCTCCACCTCCCTCACCAGTTTACAAATACAACTCCCCACCTCCACCAGTCCACCATTATGATCCTCCATATTACTACAAGTCACCTCCACCTCCCTCACCAGTTTACAAGTACAACTCCCCACCTCCACCAGTCCATTATTATTCACCTCCATATTACTACAAATCACCCCCTCCTCCTGTGAAATCCCCACCACCTCCTTACTACTATAAATCACCTCCACCTCCCTCACCAGTTTACAAATACAACTCACCACCTCCACCAGTCCACCATTATGATCCTCCATATAACTACAAGTCACCTCCACCTCCTTCACCTGTTTACAAGTACAACTCCCCACCTCCACCAGTCCATTATTATTCACCTCCATATTACTACAAATCACCCCCTCCACCAGTGAAATCGCCACCACCTCCTTACTACTATAAATCACCTCCTCCTCCCTCACCGGTTTACAAATACAACTCACCACCTCCACCAGTTTACAAGTACAACTCACCACCTCCACCAGTCCATTATTATTCTCCTCCATATTACTATAAGTCACCTCCACCTCCTTCACCGGTTTACAAGTACAACTCCCCACCTCCACCAGTCCACCATTATGATCCTCCATACTACTACAAGTCACCACCTCCACCATCCCCATCTCCTCCTCCACCATACTATTATAAGTCCCCACCTCCACCATCACCATCCCCACCCCCACCATACTATTACAAATCTCCTCCACCACCATCACCATCCCCACCACCTCCCTACTATTACAAATCACCTCCACCACCCtcaccatcaccaccacctccttACTATTACAAATCTCCCCCACCTCCATCtccatcaccaccacctccttATCACTATCAAAGTCCTCCTCCACCATCTCCCATTTCTCATCCTCCCTACTACTACAAATCCCCTCCACCACCATCGCCGTCTCCTCCACCTCCTTACCACTATGTGAGTCCTCCCCCACCAGTAAAGTCACCTCCACCACCAAGTTATATCTATgcttcaccaccaccacctatCTACAACTAA